From one Anabas testudineus chromosome 18, fAnaTes1.2, whole genome shotgun sequence genomic stretch:
- the LOC113157573 gene encoding uncharacterized protein LOC113157573, with the protein MTLKCFNEGDTAAMFYWYKQTLGQKPRLISTFYKFDKTGTFTNEFKNNSRFSLETTEEGTTVSVKDSDLVHQSTSETIQPGGSVTLNCTVHTGSCDGEHSVYWFKDSEESPPGIIYTHGDRNDQCETKPDTQTNTCIYNLPMRNVNVSHAGTYYCAVALCGHIVFGNGTKLDFKADSLVLVYFLSGALAFTTILAALLALSVYKNNKRNSCKCTEPDSQVRFSAHATLNAEGGQDADNLHYAALREQRLNQPRRQRGDTLGHCVYSTVKQSN; encoded by the exons AtgactttgaaatgtttcaatGAAGGTGACACAGCTGCTATGTTTTATTGGTACAAACAAACTCTGGGACAGAAACCGAGGCTCATCTCTACCTTCTATAAATTTGATAAAACTGGCACCTTTACTAATGAATTTAAGAACAATTCACGATTCTCACTGGAAACTACAGAAG AGGGCACAACTGTCAGTGTGAAGGATTCAGATTTGGTCCATCAGTCAACATCTGAGACCATCCAGCCAGGAGGCTCTGTGACtctgaactgtacagtacacactgggagctgtgatggagaacacagtgtttactgGTTCAAAGACTCTGAAGAATCTCCTCCAGGAATCATTTACACCCACGGAGACAGGAATGATCAGTGTGAGACgaaacctgacacacaaacaaacacctgtatCTACAACTTACCAATGAGAAACGTAAATGTTTCTCATGCTGGGACCTACTACTGTGCTGTTGCCTTATGTGGACACATAGTGTTTGGAAACGGGACCAAGCTGGACTTCAAGG CAGACTCTCTTGTCTTGGTCTATTTCTTGAGTGGAGCTTTGGCATTCACCACCATCCTGGCTGCTTTACTGGCTCTATCAGTGTACAAAAATAACAAACGTAACAGCTGCAAGTGTACAG AACCTGATTCTCAAGTAAGATTTTCGGCTCACGCCACATTAAATGCAGAG GGTGGCCAAGATGCAGACAACCTTCATTATGCTGCTTTAAGAGAACAAAGGCTCAACCAACCAAGAAGGCAGAGGGGCGATACTCTTGGTCATTGTGTGTACTCCACTGTAAAACAGTCGAACTAA
- the LOC113157175 gene encoding uncharacterized protein LOC113157175 has protein sequence MTPLKVLLYLTYLSLGSLGQKTNLKSSIYVQQDSGFYPVSVGDSVTLRCFYKGRAVMFYWYKQILGQKPRLMSSFYKRETSGTFHDEFNNNSRFTLEAGNSINHLTISNLRISDSATYYCIGCYAYDFEFNEGATVSVQSSVLNIQALVHQSGSESIQPGDTVTLKCTVHTGSCDGEHSVYWFKDSEESHPGIIYTHGDRNDQCEKKTDTQTNTCIYNLPGNNLTLSHVGMSNCAVASCGHLLFGKKKKLQRGSADGYSLDLVHVLSGALAFTTILAVILAYTAYRVYKRNIAERLQDSQVRASATLTPNAEGYQDSDYLHYAALKKHKINRPKRQRLGTQTECVYSTVRQ, from the exons ATGACACCTTTAAAGGTTCTTCTGTACCTGACTTATCTGTCCTTGGGGAGCTTAG gtcAAAAGACTAATCTGAAATCGTCGATTTATGTGCAGCAAGACAGTGGCTTCTATCCCGTCAGTGTTGGTGACAGTGTGACTTTACGTTGTTTTTATAAAGGTAGGGCAGTGATGTTTTACTGGTACAAACAAATTCTGGGACAGAAACCGAGACTTATGTCTTCTTTCTACAAACGTGAAACAAGTGGCACTTTTCATGATGAATTTAACAACAATTCTCGTTTCACACTTGAAGCAGGAAATAGTATAAATCATTTGACAATCTCAAATTTGCGCATTTCAGACTCAGCTACTTACTACTGCATTGGTTGTTATGCATACGATTTTGAATTTAATGAGGGAGCTACTGTCAGTGTACAGAGTTCAGTTTTGAACATCCAAGCTCTGGtccatcagtcaggatctgagTCCATCCAGCCAGGAGACACTGTGACTctgaaatgtacagtacacactgggagctgtgatggagaacacagtgtttactgGTTCAAAGACTCTGAAGAATCTCATCCAGGAATCATTTACACCCATGGAGACAGAAATGATCAGTGTGAGAAGaaaactgacacacaaacaaacacctgtatCTACAACTTACCAGGGAATAATTTGACTCTTTCTCATGTTGGGATGTCTAACTGTGCTGTTGCCTCATGTGGACACTTACTgtttggaaaaaagaaaaagttgcaAC GTGGATCTGCAGATGGATATTCTCTTGACTTAGTGCATGTGTTAAGTGGAGCTTTGGCATTCACCACCATCCTGGCTGTTATACTGGCTTATACAGCATATAGAGTGTACAAGAGGAACATTGCTGAACGCCTGCAAG ACTCACAAGTAAGAGCTTCAGCTACCTTGACTCCAAATGCAGAA gGTTACCAGGATTCAGACTACCTCCATTACGCTGCTTTGAAGAAACACAAGATCAACAGACCAAAGAGACAGAGGCTCGGTACacaaactgaatgtgtgtaCTCCACCGTAAGACAGTAG
- the LOC113157582 gene encoding immunoglobulin alpha-2 heavy chain-like yields the protein MFAICLTCLLWKTVLSVHQDGGFISANAGDRMTLNCFNEGDTAAMFYWYKQTLGQKPRLISTFYKFDKTGTFTNEFKNNSRFSLETREGNNHLTISDLHISDSATYYCASCQTYKCIFAEGTTVSVKDSGLVHQSTSETIQPGGSVTLNCTVHTGSCDGEHSVYWFKDSEESHPGIIYTHGDRNDQCERKPDTQTNTCIYNLPMRNVNVSHAGTYYCAVALCGHIVFGNGTKLDFKDDVDSRVLVYFLSGALAIITILALSVYKINKGNSCKCTEPDSEVRFSAHATLNAEGGQDADNLHYAALRERRFNQARRQRGDTISHCVYSLVRQSN from the exons ATGTTTGCTATTTGTCTGACTTGTCTATTGTGGAAAACCG TCTTGTCTGTCCACCAAGACGGTGGTTTTATATCAGCAAACGCTGGTGACAGAATGACTTTGAACTGTTTCAATGAAGGTGACACAGCTGCTATGTTTTATTGGTACAAACAAACTCTGGGACAGAAACCGAGGCTCATCTCTACCTTCTATAAATTTGATAAAACTGGCACCTTTACTAATGAATTTAAGAACAATTCACGATTCTCACTGGAAACTAGAGAAGGTAATAACCACTTGACAATCTCAGATTTGCACATATCAGACTCAGCTACTTATTACTGCGCAAGTTGCCAGACATACAAGTGTATATTTGCAGAGGGCACTACTGTCAGTGTGAAGGATTCAGGTTTGGTCCATCAGTCAACATCTGAGACCATCCAGCCAGGAGGCTCTGTAACTCTGAACTGTACAGTTCACACTGGgagctgtgatggagaacacagtgtttactgGTTCAAAGACTCTGAAGAATCTCATCCAGGAATCATTTACACCCACGGAGACAGGAATGAtcagtgtgagaggaaacctgacacacaaacaaacacctgtatCTACAACTTACCAATGAGAAACGTAAATGTTTCTCATGCTGGGACCTACTACTGTGCTGTTGCCTTATGTGGACACATAGTGTTTGGAAACGGGACAAAACTGGACTTCAAGG ATGATGTAGACTCTCGTGTCTTGGTCTATTTCTTGAGTGGAGCTTTGGCAATCATCACCATCCTGGCTCTATCAGTGTACAAAATTAATAAAGGTAACAGTTGCAAATGTACAG AACCTGATTCTGAAGTACGATTTTCAGCTCACGCCACATTAAATGCAGAG GGTGGCCAAGATGCAGACAACCTTCATTATGCTGCATTAAGAGAACGAAGGTTCAACCAAGCAAGAAGGCAGAGGGGAGATACTATTAGTCATTGTGTGTACTCCCTTGTAAGACAGTCCAACTGA